A region of Macrobrachium nipponense isolate FS-2020 chromosome 7, ASM1510439v2, whole genome shotgun sequence DNA encodes the following proteins:
- the LOC135217743 gene encoding LOW QUALITY PROTEIN: DNA polymerase epsilon subunit 3-like (The sequence of the model RefSeq protein was modified relative to this genomic sequence to represent the inferred CDS: deleted 3 bases in 2 codons) encodes MAEKPEDLNLPNAVITRLIKDSLPEGIVVAKEARSAIARAASVFVLYTTSTANNLAQKNKKKTVSAQDIFNAMKEMEFEKFVEPLQESLDLYKKSMQNKKEQNKEAKAKAKKEEEEKKATKPEDKKVTDGETDASKSQESSDAGTTEEVTVMDTEDTVQEVAENGVEAL; translated from the exons ATGGCAGAAAAGCCAGAAGATCTCAACCTACCTAATGCT GTCATCACTCGTTTGATCAAAGACTCGTTACCAGAAGGTATCGTAGTTGCCAAAGAAGCTCGTAGTGCTATTGCCAGAGCTGCTTCAgtcttcgtcctttacacaaccTCCACAGCCAATAATCTGGcacaaaaaaacaagaagaaaactgtCAGTGCACAAGATATCTTTAATGCCATGAAGGAAATGGAATTTGAGAAGTTTGTTGAACCTCTCCAGGAGAGTTTAGATT TGTATAAGAAATCTATgcagaataaaaaagaacaaaac aaggaAGCAAAGGCTAAAGccaaaaaagaggaagaggaaaagaaagcaaCGAAACCAGAAGATAAGAAAGTCACTGATGGTGAAACAGATGCTAGTAAATCACAAGAGAGTTCTGACGCTGGTACAACTGAAGAGGTCACCGTTATGGACACAGAGGATACTGTTCAAGAAGTCGCTGAAAATGGTGTTGAGGCGTTGTGA